The Chitinophagaceae bacterium genome window below encodes:
- a CDS encoding thioredoxin family protein has product MWSKTIVQLFLLLWFLATGQYVHAEDTTSVSFSYSKQRLGDREVLLSMRINIKPGVKLFALQKKEDDVLFSTVSFDSSANKYLSGLIAEKGIRKTELDARTQVQVEYFSDSLVWEQKINANEADSFLVKGTVSYLFAKGDEYIPGEQAFKFFIKPEQTVANNSTDGSSSVANRSLLWIFLAAFGGGLLALLTPCVYSMIPVTVSFFTKRSKTKAEGIRNALYYAASIVVIFTLLGFLVTLIFGPAALNNLATNWIANLIFFALFLIFGFSFLGAFEITLPSSWTNKSDAKASAGSFLGIFFMALTLVLVSFSCTGPIIGNLLVLASKGSYFGPLVGMLGFSTALALPFALFAFFPSKLNVLGKAGGWLNAVKVTLGFLELALALKFLSNADLVKGWRILDREVFITLWVVIFVLLGVYLLGKLKFHHDDELPKNDFGLPYLTVTRLMFAITAFAFAVYMIPGLFGAPLKSISAFVPPMGTQDFVIGAGSHSTSSTNTTTSEQPHPSRYYEQMKMYEPEVVTKYGMVTYFDYDEALAVARKLKKPLMLDFTGINCVNCRKMEGQVERCRSNEKIKGRFCNCIPLC; this is encoded by the coding sequence ATGTGGAGTAAAACAATTGTACAGCTGTTCTTGTTGCTGTGGTTTCTTGCAACAGGACAATATGTACATGCAGAAGACACAACATCGGTAAGTTTCAGCTATAGTAAACAAAGATTAGGCGATAGAGAAGTTTTGTTATCGATGAGGATCAACATTAAACCAGGTGTTAAATTGTTTGCTCTGCAGAAGAAAGAAGATGATGTCTTGTTCTCAACAGTAAGCTTCGATTCGTCTGCCAACAAATATTTATCCGGCCTGATTGCTGAAAAAGGAATAAGGAAAACAGAGCTTGATGCAAGAACACAGGTACAGGTAGAGTATTTTTCGGATTCACTTGTGTGGGAACAGAAGATCAATGCAAATGAAGCCGACAGTTTTTTAGTAAAAGGAACTGTCAGCTACCTGTTTGCAAAAGGCGATGAATATATTCCCGGTGAACAAGCCTTTAAGTTTTTCATCAAACCTGAACAAACAGTTGCAAACAACAGCACAGATGGCAGCAGTTCTGTAGCCAACAGATCACTGCTCTGGATTTTCTTGGCAGCCTTTGGCGGTGGTTTATTAGCACTGCTTACACCTTGTGTGTATTCCATGATACCCGTTACCGTTAGCTTTTTTACCAAACGCAGCAAAACAAAAGCTGAAGGTATCCGCAATGCATTGTACTACGCAGCATCCATTGTTGTGATCTTTACATTACTGGGTTTTTTAGTCACGCTCATCTTTGGCCCGGCAGCATTGAATAATCTTGCAACCAACTGGATCGCTAATCTTATATTTTTTGCATTGTTCCTGATCTTTGGGTTTTCCTTTCTTGGTGCATTTGAAATTACACTACCATCAAGCTGGACAAACAAAAGTGATGCAAAAGCAAGCGCAGGGAGTTTTCTCGGTATTTTCTTTATGGCATTAACATTGGTGCTGGTTTCTTTTTCCTGCACTGGTCCCATCATTGGAAATCTGTTAGTGCTTGCATCAAAGGGGAGTTATTTTGGTCCACTCGTTGGTATGCTTGGTTTTTCTACTGCATTGGCATTGCCCTTTGCATTGTTTGCATTCTTTCCAAGTAAATTAAATGTGTTAGGTAAAGCAGGCGGTTGGCTCAATGCTGTAAAAGTAACTTTAGGTTTTTTAGAGCTTGCACTTGCATTAAAATTTTTATCAAACGCCGATCTTGTAAAAGGATGGCGAATATTGGATAGAGAAGTATTTATAACACTATGGGTCGTCATTTTCGTTTTGCTAGGTGTTTATCTTTTAGGTAAACTGAAGTTTCATCATGATGATGAATTGCCAAAGAACGATTTTGGCCTTCCATATCTCACTGTTACAAGGTTGATGTTTGCCATTACTGCATTTGCATTTGCAGTGTATATGATCCCCGGTTTGTTTGGTGCGCCATTAAAAAGCATCAGCGCCTTTGTTCCGCCAATGGGTACACAGGATTTTGTAATAGGTGCTGGCTCTCATTCAACATCTTCAACTAATACAACAACAAGCGAACAACCGCACCCTTCAAGGTATTATGAGCAAATGAAAATGTATGAGCCGGAAGTGGTAACAAAGTATGGTATGGTTACGTATTTTGATTATGACGAAGCCTTAGCAGTTGCACGCAAACTAAAGAAACCCTTGATGCTTGACTTTACTGGTATCAATTGTGTGAATTGTCGTAAAATGGAAGGGCAGGTGGAGCGATGCAGAAGTAATGAAAAGATTAAAGGAAGATTTTGTAATTGTATCCCTCTATGTTGA
- a CDS encoding cysteine synthase family protein, translating to MEKELTMNTVAVDCGCFNTVSSLPDQLERKFRHLWGLVGNTPMLEIAYKYKDECRKIYVKCENYNLTGSIKDRMALYILQQAYHQNKIKPSDIIVEATSGNTGIAFSAIGKALGHQVKIIMPNWLSKERIDIIKSLGADVLLISKEEGGFLGSIALSEKMAAEDASVFLPQQFDNLYNADAHEKTTAKEIWMQLQSVDITPDAFISGVGTWWYSDGYGTIFTQTQSKHKNTSTGTCRITNLLSTGYKVGSHRIQGISDEFIPAIVKLDKLDKVVKASDGDSIIMAQKLAKQLGLAVGISSGANFLGAIQLQNEMGADKVVVTVFSDSNKKYLSTDLMKEEPVKNSYLSPGVELMDYKAIDRL from the coding sequence ATGGAAAAAGAATTAACAATGAATACAGTGGCTGTTGACTGTGGCTGCTTCAATACAGTTTCATCATTACCTGATCAACTGGAAAGAAAGTTCAGGCATCTCTGGGGATTGGTGGGCAACACACCTATGCTGGAGATCGCTTACAAATACAAAGACGAATGCAGAAAGATCTATGTGAAGTGTGAGAACTATAATCTCACCGGCAGCATTAAAGATCGCATGGCCTTATACATTTTACAACAAGCTTATCATCAGAATAAAATCAAACCAAGCGATATAATTGTTGAAGCAACCAGTGGTAACACCGGTATTGCTTTTAGTGCAATCGGCAAAGCGTTAGGACATCAAGTAAAGATCATTATGCCCAACTGGTTGAGCAAGGAACGCATTGACATTATTAAAAGTTTAGGTGCTGATGTATTGCTCATCAGCAAAGAAGAAGGCGGCTTTTTGGGAAGTATTGCATTAAGCGAAAAAATGGCGGCAGAAGATGCAAGTGTTTTTTTACCACAGCAATTTGATAATCTTTACAATGCTGATGCGCATGAAAAAACAACTGCTAAAGAGATATGGATGCAGTTGCAATCTGTAGATATTACGCCCGATGCATTTATTTCAGGTGTAGGCACCTGGTGGTACAGTGATGGGTATGGGACAATATTTACGCAAACGCAATCCAAACATAAAAATACATCCACTGGAACCTGCAGAATCACCAACTTACTCTCTACCGGTTACAAAGTTGGTTCGCATCGCATACAAGGCATTTCGGATGAATTTATCCCGGCTATTGTAAAACTCGATAAACTCGATAAAGTAGTAAAAGCATCTGATGGTGATTCTATCATTATGGCACAAAAGCTGGCAAAGCAATTAGGATTAGCAGTCGGCATTTCTTCCGGTGCAAATTTCTTAGGTGCCATTCAACTACAAAATGAAATGGGGGCTGATAAAGTAGTGGTGACGGTATTCAGTGACAGTAACAAAAAATACCTGAGCACCGATCTGATGAAAGAAGAACCTGTAAAAAATAGTTATCTATCTCCCGGTGTGGAGCTGATGGATTATAAAGCAATTGATCGTTTATGA
- a CDS encoding DUF1080 domain-containing protein produces MKFRNITAFAFIFSFSFSILFTTVYAQDNQLTKKEKKEGWQLLFDGKTTAGWKGAFINDFPAKGWKIEDGVLMVEPSNGGESTNGGDIVTLKEYDNFELTVDFKLTAGANSGIKYFVDAKQATPTSPRSAFGLEFQILDDVRHPDAKLGKNGNRTISSLYDLIPAISSKPSKEIGECNTAKIVSNGNHVEHWLNGVMVLTYERGSEAFKALVSGSKYATIPGFGLNAKGRILLQDHGNKVFFKNVKIKETKFVPDTRNGKLLKEIPGVVSYTFRNSFSKDVAATLDSIKSMGMVNVEFSNLFGRTAAEIKQLLDARGMRCTSFGVSYPDLMSNTEKVAENAKTLGASFVRVAWIPHDKVPFTLDIAKKAVDDFNTAGKFLKEKYGLTFCYHNHGYEFQPYENGTYFDYIVANTNPDYVSFEMDILWVFHPGKDPVELLKKYPTRFKLMHVKDLRKGVAHDFTGGTPVYNDVALGSGQIDIAAVIKTAIKYSAIQYYYIEDESNDVNIQVPVSLAILKALQ; encoded by the coding sequence ATGAAATTCCGTAACATCACCGCTTTTGCATTCATCTTCAGTTTCAGTTTCAGTATCCTTTTTACAACTGTGTATGCACAGGACAATCAATTAACAAAAAAAGAAAAGAAAGAAGGCTGGCAATTATTGTTTGATGGAAAAACAACTGCCGGATGGAAAGGAGCATTCATTAATGACTTTCCTGCAAAAGGATGGAAAATTGAAGATGGCGTTTTAATGGTTGAGCCATCCAATGGCGGAGAGTCGACCAACGGTGGAGATATTGTAACACTGAAGGAGTATGATAATTTTGAATTAACTGTTGATTTTAAATTAACAGCAGGTGCCAACAGCGGCATCAAATATTTTGTTGATGCAAAGCAGGCAACTCCCACAAGCCCACGTTCTGCTTTTGGGTTAGAATTTCAGATACTGGATGATGTTAGACATCCTGATGCCAAGCTTGGAAAAAACGGTAACCGTACCATTTCTTCACTGTATGATTTGATTCCAGCCATCAGCAGCAAACCTTCCAAAGAAATTGGTGAATGCAACACAGCAAAAATTGTTTCAAACGGAAATCATGTTGAGCATTGGCTGAATGGTGTAATGGTTCTTACATACGAACGTGGCAGCGAAGCATTCAAAGCATTGGTGTCAGGCAGCAAGTATGCAACTATACCCGGCTTTGGTTTAAATGCCAAAGGACGCATTCTGTTGCAGGATCATGGCAATAAAGTATTTTTTAAAAATGTGAAAATCAAAGAAACAAAGTTTGTACCCGATACTCGCAACGGAAAATTGCTGAAAGAAATACCCGGTGTTGTATCCTATACATTCAGAAACAGTTTTTCAAAAGATGTTGCTGCAACACTCGACAGTATTAAATCAATGGGCATGGTGAATGTTGAATTTTCCAACCTGTTTGGAAGAACAGCAGCCGAAATAAAACAACTGCTCGATGCAAGGGGAATGCGCTGCACTTCTTTTGGTGTAAGCTATCCTGATTTGATGAGCAACACAGAGAAGGTTGCTGAAAATGCAAAAACACTGGGCGCTTCTTTTGTAAGAGTGGCCTGGATACCGCATGATAAAGTTCCCTTTACACTTGATATTGCTAAAAAAGCAGTTGATGATTTTAATACAGCCGGTAAATTCTTAAAAGAGAAGTATGGACTTACGTTCTGCTATCATAATCATGGCTATGAATTTCAGCCTTATGAAAACGGAACTTATTTTGATTATATCGTGGCAAATACCAATCCTGACTATGTAAGTTTTGAGATGGATATTTTATGGGTATTTCATCCGGGGAAAGATCCGGTGGAGCTGCTGAAAAAATATCCCACCCGTTTTAAACTGATGCATGTAAAAGATTTACGTAAAGGAGTGGCCCATGATTTTACAGGTGGTACTCCTGTGTACAATGATGTAGCATTAGGATCAGGGCAAATTGATATTGCGGCGGTGATAAAAACGGCAATAAAATATTCAGCTATTCAGTATTATTATATTGAAGATGAAAGCAACGATGTAAACATACAGGTGCCTGTAAGTTTAGCCATATTAAAGGCTCTTCAATAA
- a CDS encoding Ldh family oxidoreductase, giving the protein MDQVFSYQHLVSFTQNVFLAMGCSETDAETATKALLSADVRGIDSHGVARLSGYVRLWEAGRINTKPHIHIIHETPSTAVVDGDKGLGLVVAPFAMHVAIGKAKNVGSGWVSVQNSNHFGIAGYHAMMALQHDMIGMAMTNASALVAPTFSNERMLGTNPIAVAVPAGTEPAFVADMATTTAANGKLEILQRKNMKAPEGWIQDADGHSTTDAHALKNKGALLPLGSDKEHGSHKGYALGSIVDIFSAVLSGANYGPWVPPFPAYVPMPENQPGKGLGHFLGAMRIDAFRKSEDFKKDMDQWIQRFRAAKTIEGYEKVLIPGDPEREFEAIRMKEGIPLLQTVVQDLTEVGRKFNLNL; this is encoded by the coding sequence ATGGACCAGGTATTTTCTTATCAGCATTTAGTTTCGTTTACACAGAATGTATTTCTTGCGATGGGTTGCAGTGAAACAGATGCTGAAACAGCAACGAAGGCTTTGCTTTCTGCTGATGTGCGTGGAATAGATTCCCATGGAGTTGCAAGACTCAGTGGTTATGTACGTTTGTGGGAGGCAGGTCGCATCAATACAAAACCGCATATTCATATCATTCATGAAACGCCTTCAACTGCCGTGGTTGATGGTGACAAAGGTTTGGGTTTGGTAGTTGCTCCCTTTGCCATGCATGTTGCTATTGGTAAAGCAAAGAATGTTGGCAGCGGATGGGTGAGTGTACAGAACAGTAATCATTTTGGTATTGCCGGTTATCATGCTATGATGGCTTTACAGCATGATATGATTGGTATGGCGATGACGAATGCATCGGCATTGGTTGCTCCCACATTTTCAAACGAACGCATGCTGGGAACAAACCCTATTGCAGTTGCAGTGCCTGCAGGAACTGAACCTGCTTTTGTTGCAGACATGGCAACAACTACTGCAGCCAATGGTAAACTGGAAATTCTGCAACGGAAAAATATGAAAGCACCGGAAGGATGGATCCAGGATGCAGATGGTCATTCAACAACAGATGCACATGCTTTAAAAAACAAAGGTGCCTTGCTGCCTTTGGGAAGTGATAAAGAACATGGAAGTCATAAAGGATATGCATTGGGTTCGATTGTAGATATTTTTTCTGCTGTGTTGAGTGGTGCCAATTACGGTCCGTGGGTGCCGCCGTTTCCTGCTTATGTGCCCATGCCGGAGAATCAGCCGGGTAAAGGATTGGGACATTTTTTAGGAGCCATGCGGATTGATGCGTTCCGGAAATCAGAAGATTTTAAGAAAGATATGGATCAATGGATCCAGCGATTCAGGGCTGCAAAGACGATTGAAGGTTATGAAAAAGTATTGATCCCCGGCGACCCTGAACGGGAGTTTGAAGCAATAAGGATGAAGGAAGGAATTCCTTTATTGCAAACGGTTGTTCAAGATTTGACAGAAGTTGGACGGAAATTCAATCTCAATCTTTAA